A region from the Eleginops maclovinus isolate JMC-PN-2008 ecotype Puerto Natales chromosome 17, JC_Emac_rtc_rv5, whole genome shotgun sequence genome encodes:
- the klhdc10 gene encoding kelch domain-containing protein 10: MSDAEGARTRDQLNKFEKLTHRPPHGETLAGHRTPPARSGHRCVADNTNLYVFGGYNPDYDESGGSENEDYPLFRELWRYHFATGCWQQIQTEGYMPTELASMSAVLHGNNLLVFGGTGIPFGENNGNDVHVCNVKYKRWSLLNCRGKKPNRIYGQAMVIINGFLYVFGGTTGYIYSTDLHRLDLTTREWIHLKPNNPPDDLPEERYRHEIAHDGQRIYILGGGTSWTSYPLDKIHAYNLETNSWEEITTKPQDKIGYPAPRRCHSCVQIRNDVFICGGYNGELILADLWKINLQTFQWSKLPAVMPEPAYFHCAAVTPAGCMYIHGGVVNIHENKRTGSLFKIWLAGPSLLELCWEKLLKAFPHLTSLPTMQLLNLGLTQELIERLK; this comes from the exons ATGTCCGACGCTGAAGGAGCTCGCACGCGAGACCAGCTGAATAAATTCGAGAAGCTAACACACAGGCCGCCACACGGGGAGACGTTAGCAG GCCACCGCACTCCCCCTGCCCGCAGTGGGCATCGCTGTGTTGCCGACAACACAAACCTTTATGTTTTTGGAGGGTACAACCCTGACTATGATGAATCAGGAGGCTCAGAGAATGAAGACTATCCACTGTTCAGGGAGCTGTGGAGGTACCACTTTGCCACGGGCTGCTGGCAGCAGATTCAAACAGAGGGCTATATGCCCACAGAGCTGGCATCCATGTCAG CTGTTTTGCACGGAAACAACCTCCTGGTGTTTGGCGGCACCGGGATCCCCTTTGGAGAAAATAATGGCAACGACGTACATGTTTGTAACGTGAAGTACAAGCGGTGGTCACTGCTCAACTGTCGGGGGAAGAAGCCCAACAGAATCTATGGACAG GCAATGGTTATTATAAATGGCTTTCTGTACGTATTTGGAGGGACAACGGGCTACATCTACAGCACAGACCTGCACAGGCTGGACTTGACCACCAGGGAGTGGATTCATCTCAAGCCCAACAACCCTCCTGACGACCTGCCTGAGGAACG TTACAGGCATGAAATAGCACATGACGGACAGAGGATCTACATTCTAGGAGGAGGAACTTCCTGGACATCTTACCCTCTGGACAAG ATACATGCTTACAATCTGGAGACAAATTCCTGGGAGGAGATTACAACTAAACCTCAAGACAAAATAG GGTATCCTGCTCCCAGGAGATGCCATAGCTGTGTACAAATTCGAAACG ATGTATTTATCTGTGGAGGCTACAATGGGGAATTGATATTAGCTGATCTGTGGAAGATCAACCTGCAGACTTTCCAGTGGAGTAAACTACCAGCAGTGATGCCTGAGCCGGCGTACTTCCACTGTGCTGCTGTCACTCCA GCTGGCTGTATGTACATCCACGGTGGTGTGGTGAACATCCATGAGAACAAGAGAACTGGCTCTCTGTTTAAGATCTGGCTGGCTGGGCCCAGCCTGCTGGAGCTCTGCTGGGAGAAGCTACTCAAGGCCTTTCCCCATCTGACTTCACTCCCCACAATGCAGCTGCTCAACCTGGGCCTCACACAGGAACTCATTGAACGCTTGAAATAG
- the cax1 gene encoding LOW QUALITY PROTEIN: cation/H+ exchanger protein 1 (The sequence of the model RefSeq protein was modified relative to this genomic sequence to represent the inferred CDS: inserted 1 base in 1 codon) yields MSHKKSSLTPGDVESLRRRSAAETPENSVDSEQHHWVPRRKAQNERVQHPELGAAEXPSPESSAHHFCHYTPKCFLTVHRGGHGTTRSTPSRYGEEAWHEGTTKTTIRAENEVEAHREANNYKFGFRKWKGHVTEKPIEDRSDIIKALYSELSVVKPQEGSVITFGNILYVVLFGWWISLIYCLICPVMFLTIIGAPYGKLCLKMALYFIWPFGKSIEKAGEVVRRSIAKPPKCEVIPEESDGVGNMDTAPLLMSSPIPVEIPVPEPADRKTSNHWCRVSTYVWLLLGYPVLAVVHSLACVLSWLLVFTVPVAKMNARTMTIVLLMAPEDVHIHKLEKTSVCETKVILCCYQAFNVYYYKYTVQGINIFPLNLLPMVFITVIIGYTDRKHTFCSAETKFITAIISIIPLSYYIGMGIASISAQSNFAVGAVVNATFGSITEMTFYITALLQGHNAKTKCYEEIVKAALTGTLLGCILFLPGICMIIGGIKHREQRFNSRSAGVSSALLFISVGGVFAPTLFAKTFGDLMCESCTTVLGNGSIPFICRDCHYDTSNADPQLILSHIEPLVYTISVLLPAAYLIGLIFTLKTHSHIYDIHISDGHGGQAHGAGHHVVHWSRTRALGVLIVATVLMACCADLCTENIQPILTHSSISLYFISVTLLAMVPELPEIVNGILFALQNNISLSLEVGSCIAVQVCMIQIPLLILFNAFYDVGFVLVFSDIHLWASIFSVILVNYIFMDGKCDYFQGTALVVVYLILLALYFFAPSPRSC; encoded by the exons AGAACTCTGTCGATTCTGAACAGCATCACTGGGTGCCACGGCGAAAGGCTCAAAATGAAAGGGTCCAGCATCCAGAGCTGGGTGCAGCGG ACCCTTCCCCGGAGTCTTCTGCACACCACTTCTGCCACTACACACCCAAGTGTTTCCTCACCGTCCACAGAG GAGGACATGGCACCACCCGATCTACTCCATCTCGGTATGGAGAAGAGGCTTGGCATGAAGGCACCACAAAGACCACCATCAGAGCTGAAAATGAGGTGGAGGCACACAGGGAAGCCAACAACTACAAG tttgGCTTCAGGAAGTGGAAGGGTCACGTGACAGAGAAGCCCATTGAAGACCGATCGGACATCATCAAAGCGCTGTACTCTGAGCTCAGTGTTGTAAAGCCTCAAGAAG gCTCAGTGATCACCTTTGGCAACATCCTTTATGTAGTTTTATTCGGATGGTGGATATCATTAATCTACTGCCTCATTTGCCCTGTAATGTTCCTAACCATCATCGGGGCCCCTTATG gCAAACTTTGTTTAAAGATGGCGTTGTACTTTATATGGCCATTTGGGAAGTCCATAGAAAAG GCTGGTGAGGTGGTTAGGAGATCCATTGCGAAGCCTCCCAAGTGTGAGGTCATCCCTGAGGAGAGCGACGGTGTGGGGAACATGGACACTGCTCCTCTTCTGATGTCTTCCCCAATCCCTGTGGAGATCCCGGTCCCAGAACCAGCGGATAGAAAAACCTCCAATCACTGG tgtcGCGTCAGCACTTATGTTTGGCTGTTGCTAGGTTACCCTGTCCTGGCTGTGGTCCACTCCCTGGCCTGTGTGCTCTCCTGGCTGCTGGTATTCACTGTACCTGTAGCCAAGATGAACGCTCGCACAATGACCATCGTCCTCCTCATGGCACCAGAGGACGTTCATATTCACAAACTGGAAAAG ACCTCTGTGTGTGAGACCAAAGTCATCTTATGCTGTTATCAAGCCTTCAATGTGTATTACTACAAATACACCGTGCAAGGAATCAACATTTTTCCTCTCA ACCTGCTTCCCATGGTGTTCATCACGGTCATTATTGGCTACACTGACCGTAAACACACATTCTGCAGTGCAGAGACCAAGTTTATCACCGCCATCATCTCCATCATTCCTCTCTCCTACTACATTGGCATGGGCATAGCCAG CATTTCTGCTCAGAGTAACTTCGCAGTAGGAGCGGTGGTGAATGCCACGTTCGGCTCCATCACAGAGATGACCTTTTACATCACAGCCCTGCTGCAGGGACACAATGCTAAGACCAAATGTTACGAAGAGATTGTGAAAGCAGCGCTCACTGGGACCCTGCTCGGGTGCATACTGTTCCTACCT ggTATCTGTATGATCATCGGGGGAatcaaacacagagagcagagatTTAACAGCCGTTCAGCCGGAGTGAGCTCTGCTCTGCTGTTCATATCTGTAGGAG GTGTTTTTGCTCCCACCCTCTTCGCAAAGACTTTCGGGGATCTGATGTGTGAAAGCTGCACCACTGTTCTAGGCAATGGCAGCATCCCCTTCATCTGCAGGGACTGTCACTATGACACG agTAACGCTGACCCACAATTGATCCTGTCCCATATTGA GCCCCTGGTGTACACCATCTCAGTGCTGCTGCCTGCTGCGTACCTGATCGGCCTCATCTTTACTCTGAAAACCCACTCCCACATCTATGATATCCACATCAGCGACGGTCACGGGGGCCAGGCACACGGTG CAGGACATCATGTAGTCCATTGGTCCCGGACGAGGGCCCTTGGAGTACTGATAGTTGCCACTGTATTAATGGCCTGCTGCGCTGACCTCTGCACGGAGAACATCCAGCCCATACTGACCCATTCCTCGATCTCCCTg TACTTCATCAGTGTCACACTGTTGGCCATGGTGCCAGAGCTTCCTGAGATTGTCAACGGGATCCTATTTGCACTGCAGAACAACATCAGCCTGAG CCTTGAAGTGGGCAGTTGCATTGCTGTGCAGGTGTGCATGATTCAGATTCCCCTGCTCATTCTCTTCAACGCCTTCTAC GATGTTGGATTTGTGCTCGTGTTCAGTGATATCCACCTCTGGGCCAGCATCTTCAGTGTCATTCTGGTCAATTACATCTTCATGGATGGAAAGTGCGACTACTTTCAGG GCACTGCTCTAGTGGTGGTCTACCTCATCCTTTTGGCTCTTTACTTCTTCGCTCCTTCTCCACGCTCTTGTTGA
- the zc3hc1 gene encoding nuclear-interacting partner of ALK has product MATLSGSRGDRFGNTNQQKSSFASPEKVRELLNAGVSSTQIGSSSELENVKFLEVKSNTQATCEATNKEAFFSRVESYSCLKWAGKPRTLSPLICARYGWINVGCDMLKCSSCQAFLCATLQPTLDFEKYGSRIAEISRQLQMQHENFCPWPDFPSPERFWLLPACEPSALLTAFLERFQSTCLLAQQLPAMKPEQLKCMSLTEEVISVILQLIEDEQKKKRDSPCSEPLAVQVAACIVSLCGWSASPALQAMNLPILRCSYCMRKVGLWNFFQMEGTLCDGDASTHTVRPSTPTTGTAAVAPSEGQGDLLASASSTPPCRMKLRSRDSTRSDQGEGTSSPVSLRARSRDSPSPVEELQSPLGKGKRTATRGRGQGDNAGSECPASPRPPPKRLCLSSVGGPDDLLPKNAFDPLAQHRDWCPWVSVGKENVDPGVIPFLDGGSVMHQQGWKAALNLLMPMKKNSNLAGGSPGQGPRDKSKRVFAIFRQWQVSYSPSQ; this is encoded by the exons ATGGCGACTCTCAGCGGCAGTCGTGGGGATCGCTTCGGCAACACTAATCAACAAAAGTCTTCTTTTGCATCTCCAGAGAAAGTCCGAGAACTTCTTAATGCAGGGGTGTCCTCAACACAAATCGGATCTAGTAG tgaactagaaaatgtgaaatttcTGGAAGTAAAAAGCAACACTCAAGCAACTTGTGAGGCAACGAACAAAGAGGCATTTTTCTCAAGAGTGGAGTCCTATTCA TGTTTGAAATGGGCAGGCAAACCTCGCACACTGTCCCCCCTCATTTGCGCCAGATATGGCTGGATCAACGTCGGCTGCGATATGCTCAAGTGCTCCAGCTGCCAGGCGTTCCTCTGTGCAACACTACAACCAACTTTGGACTTTGAAAAAT ATGGATCCCGCATTGCGGAGATTTCGAGGCAGCTTCAGATGCAGCATGAGAACTTTTGTCCCTGGCCTGACTTTCCAAGCCCAG AGCGTTTCTGGCTGCTTCCAGCATGTGAACCGTCAGCCCTTCTCACCGCCTTCTTAGAGCGTTTCCAGAGCACCTGTCTGCTAGCACAGCAGCTGCCTGCCATGAAGCCGGAGCAGCTGAAGTGTATG TCTTTGACAGAGGAGGTCATCAGTGTTATACTGCAGCTGATCGAGgatgaacaaaagaaaaagagagattcTCCGTGTTCTGAACCCTTGGCTGTCCAGGTGGCTGCATGCATAGTTTCTCTCTGTGGCTGGTCTGCAAG ccCGGCCCTGCAAGCCATGAACCTGCCCATCCTCAGATGCTCGTACTGTATGCGCAAGGTGGGCTTGTGGAACTTCTTCCAGATGGAGGGAACGCTATGCGATGGAGACGCttcaacacatactgtaaggCCCTCTACTCCAACCACAGGTACTGCTGCAGTGGCCCCGTCTGAGGGCCAGGGGGACCTGCTTGCTTCTGCCTCATCCACCCCTCCATGTCGCATGAAGCTGAGGAGCCGGGACTCCACCCGATCTGACCAG GGTGAGGGAACTTCTTCCCCCGTGTCTTTGCGGGCCCGAAGCAGAGACTCACCAAGCCCCGTTGAAGAGCTTCAAAGTCCTTTGGGCAAGGGCAAAAGGACTGCGACTCGCGGTAGAGGACAGGGGGATAACGCTGGTTCTGAGTGCCCTGCCAGCCCACGGCCCCCTCCTAAACGCCTGTGCCTGTCATCAGTTGGTGGTCCT GATGATCTCCTGCCCAAGAATGCGTTCGACCCCCTGGCTCAGCACAGAGACTGGTGTCCCTGGGTCTCTGTGGGAAAGGAGAATGTGGATCCAGGTGTGATCCCCTTTTTGGATGGAGGCTCTGTGATGCATCAGCAGGGCTGGAAGGCTGCTCTCAATCTCCTCATGCCAATGAAGAAAAACTCCAACCTAGCAGGAGGAAGCCCAGGACAG GGCCCTCGGGACAAGTCTAAAAGGGTGTTTGCTATATTTCGTCAGTGGCAGGTATCCTACTCTCCGTCTCAGTAG